The following proteins come from a genomic window of Lolium rigidum isolate FL_2022 chromosome 5, APGP_CSIRO_Lrig_0.1, whole genome shotgun sequence:
- the LOC124658045 gene encoding uncharacterized protein At4g14100-like — protein MLWLAPFCSDHQGAVGRATGKKMTPLLAMFLLCLQAAHAAAGAAPKPTLWPHQFHATLVLDYHGNLSIADLWYDWPRGLNLHIIRDQLAADAPLYDAQWTNGTSFFYTPARRECRPVAVGVGILRPDWLASGVAYVGRAPVGGFDCHVWTKADFITYYEDVATRRPVKWVFHTTGRIANVMSFEPGAVPEEAQWQAPDYCFAKHGKGTAKDRLISDPDGHDDESFIHKMRMLRG, from the exons ATGCTGTGGCTAGCACCGTTCTGTTCCGATCACCAGGGAGCGGTGGGCAGAGCTACCGGGAAGAAGATGACGCCTCTCCTGGCCatgttcctcctctgcctccaggccgcacacgccgccgccggcgcggcccCGAAGCCAACCCTATGGCCGCACCAGTTCCACGCGACGCTGGTGCTGGACTACCACGGCAACCTGTCCATCGCCGACCTCTGGTACGACTGGCCGCGCGGCCTGAACCTGCACATCATCCGCgaccagctcgccgccgacgcgCCGCTCTACGACGCCCAGTGGACCAACGGCACCTCCTTCTTCTACACCCCGGCGCGCCGCGAGTGCCGCCCCGTCGCGGTCGGCGTCGGCATCCTGCGCCCCGACTGGCTCGCCTCCGGCGTCGCCTACGTCGGGCGCGCCCCCGTAGGCGGGTTCGACTGCCACGTCTGGACCAAGGCCGACTTCATCACCTACTACGAGGATGTGGCCACCAGGCGCCCCGTCAAATGGGTCTTCCACACAACAG GGCGGATCGCAAACGTGATGAGCTTCGAGCCAGGGGCGGTGCCGGAGGAGGCCCAATGGCAGGCGCCTGACTACTGTTTCGCCAAGCACGGCAAGGGAACGGCCAAGGACAGACTCATCTCTGATCCTGACGGACATGACGATGAGAGCTTCATCCACAAGATGAGAATGCTGAGAGGTTAA